In the Bombus pyrosoma isolate SC7728 linkage group LG15, ASM1482585v1, whole genome shotgun sequence genome, one interval contains:
- the LOC122575715 gene encoding DDB1- and CUL4-associated factor 10: protein MPRIKTKQASSLWLRQRELGVQFSLGHADHFHKTLYSSIQPVTSWDHALSAAAAHGGVFNLEYSPDGSLLLAACEKKSILMFDPLRRSLIHAIDNAHNDCVNCVRFLDQRMFATCSDDSTVALWDARNLKTRIRTLQGHSNWVKNIEYSPKDNLLLTSGFDGSIYTWDINSFTENSILYTRVFHTNGLMRTRLSPDANKMLISTTSGYLIIIHNLKLSTLTQDLAGFRPNMYRLMQSSQTTIPNVASFTHLFSHSRTHNRVEFLTDFPVGDDAEIISSLQVHPHGWCALSRNVSNGEKSEWTCIHDIQERDVSSTADQAKEGEETAPQFNEVPVEEFEDFQQPQPSRSGITSSFLIESPNNRVRVVHTTSDTRSNATGFSDNAQSARSPRNNWQSVSRRASRSQSRNSRLDRNATRANFGSIEVSSSSSSSDSRVNTDRDNRQADRYIYAADIYAADESILEEGSGDQERESGQDYRPRPNVHLNYLRPRNIIENFPTGNIELHVSTTDVWEAHVAIREARLRRERDWLSRSSNNTVVIIGDRIRVQNRNRQGQQTMYAIPRNRMIHQNTPRLTHYIEEPNVGSGYIKELCFSADGRLICSPFGYGVRLLGFSENCSELSNCVPPYNESIQLNEIAINTSHSGIVVCTKFSPRHCLLVSGCLSGRIVWHQPVV from the exons ATGCCCAGGATAAAAACCAAACAAGCAAGTAGCCTTTGGTTAAGGCAACGCGAATTGGGTGTACAGTTCTCTTTGGGACATGCTGATCACTTTCATAAAACTCTTTACTCCTCTATACAACCGGTAACTTCTTGGGATCATGCGTTGTCTGCAGCCGCTGCCCATGGTGGAGTTTTTAATCTTGAATATTCCCCAGACGG CTCTCTTTTGTTGGCGGCATGCGagaagaaaagtattttaatgtTTGATCCTCTGAGAAGAAGCTTGATCCATGCGATTGATAATGCTCACAACGATTGTGTTAATTGTGTTAG gTTTTTGGACCAACGTATGTTTGCAACATGTTCGGATGATAGTACGGTAGCTCTTTGGGATGCTAGAAACTTAAAGACTAGAATAAGAACTCTTCAAGGTCATTCGAATTGGGTGAAGAATATAGAGTATAGTCccaaagataatttattactaacCAGTGGTTTTGATGGTAGTATATATACTTGGGACATTAATAGTTTCACAGAAAATAGTATTCTTTATACACGTGTGTTCCATACAAACGGACTGATGCGAACTAGACTTAGTCCAGATGccaataaaatgttaataagtACTACTTCTGGATACCTCATCATTATACACAACCTTAAGTTAAGCACTTTAACTCAGGACTTGGCAGGATTTAGA ccaAATATGTATCGGTTAATGCAATCGTCTCAAACTACGATACCAAACGTGGCAAGTTTCACGCATCTCTTTTCCCATTCTCGTACACATAACCGAGTAGAATTTTTAACCGATTTCCCTGTTGGCGATGATGCTGAGATAATATCGAGTTTGCAAGTCCACCCTCATGGATGGTGTGCTTTGTCTAGGAATGTCAGTAACGGAGAAAAATCCGAG TGGACTTGTATTCATGACATACAAGAGCGTGATGTATCCAGCACAGCGGATCAGGcgaaagaaggagaggagaCAGCACCGCAGTTTAACGAAGTGCCCGTAGAGGAGTTCGAGGATTTTCAACAACCTCAACCTTCTCGCTCGGGTATAACATCTTCCTTTTTAATAGAAAGTCCAAACAACCGCGTGAGAGTAGTTCATACTACGTCCGATACGAGATCGAACGCGACTGGATTTTCAGATAACGCGCAATCAGCTAGGTCCCCGAGAAATAATTGGCAGTCAGTGTCTCGTAGAGCGTCACGGTCGCAATCGAGGAATTCGCGTTTGGACAGAAATGCGACAAGAGCGAATTTCGGCTCGATCGAAGTTAGTTCTAGTTCAAGCTCGTCCGATTCTCGTGTAAACACAGATAGAGACAATAGGCAGGCGGATAGGTACATATACGCCGCTGACATTTATGCGGCTGATGAAAGCATACTGGAAGAAGGTTCTGGCGATCAAGAAAGAGAATCAGGACAGGACTACAGGCCGAGACCAAATGTTCATCTTAACTACTTAAGACCACGCAATATAATCGAAAATTTTCCTACCGGTAATATAGAGTTACATGTAAGTACGACTGACGTGTGGGAAGCACACGTAGCAATTAGGGAAGCTAGGCTTAGAAGGGAGAGGGATTGGCTTTCTAGATCGAGTAACAATACTGTCGTTATTATCGGTGATAGAATTAGGGTTCAGAATCGGAATAGGCAAGGCCAGCAAACAATGTACGCTATTCCGAGAAACCGCATGATCCATCAAAATACACCTAGATTAACGCATTACATAGAGGAACCTAACGTTGGTTCCggttatataaaagaattatgttTCTCTGCCGATGGCCGACTAATATGTTCACCGTTTGGTTACGGAGTACGTTTGCTAggattttctgaaaattgttCGGAATTATCTAACTGTGTTCCTCCCTACAACGAGTCTATACAGTTGAACGAAATAGCGATAAACACTAGTCATTCTGGCATCGTAGTctgtacaaaattttctcCAAGGCATTGTTTGCTTGTGTCAGGTTGTCTTAGTGGAAGAATCGTTTGGCATCAACCTGTagtttag